A stretch of DNA from Eschrichtius robustus isolate mEscRob2 chromosome 12, mEscRob2.pri, whole genome shotgun sequence:
AAGTTTAGGGACGAATTTATCAGGCTGGGGTTGACATTCTCTCTCACCTGGCAGGACATCATGGTTATTCTGGCCCACTGTTGCACCCTGGATTAAAAGGAGCGCATACTGAGAAAGGCCAGGGAACATGCAGATGGCCTGGTGGCCACCAATCCACACCACCAAATTTATCAGGTGGGTGGGGATGCAGTCCTAGAACACGACCCACACTGGGACTGTGAAGATTGTGCAGGCCAAGCTAGGATGAGACATTATATTACTTGTCtaccagaaggaaggaaagggtatATGGTGAAGCCTGTAAATTCTGATAAGGTCTGAGAGGTTACACAGGAAAAAGATGAAAATCTGGCAGTCTTCCCGAGCCGGGCGACAGAGGCATTCAGGAAGGACACCAATGCAGACCCTGAGTCCGCAGAAGGGAGGACACTGTCGGCCATGCATTTTATCACCCAGGCTACTCCTGATATCTGGAGAAAATTACAAAAGCTTGAGGCCGGGCCCCAGACCCCGCTGTCAACCTTGGTAGAGGAGGCCTTCAAGGTCTGTAACAACCAAGACTTAACGGACGAGACCAATAAGAATAAGAGGCTAATAAAGAAAATGCAGCTTTTGGCTGCTCTGATCCACCCACCACCTCGAGGGGATCCTGGAGGGTCAAGAAGGctggacaggggcttccctggtggcgcagtggttgagaatctgcctgccaatgcagggggacacgggttcgagccctggtctgggaagatcccacatgccgcggagcaactaagcccgtgctccacgactactgagcctgcgtgtctggagcctgtgctccgcagcaagagaggccgcgatagtgaggggcccgcgcaccgcgatgaagagtggcccccgcttgccacaactagagaaagccctcgcacggaaacgaagacccaacacagccaaagataaataaataaataactatgccctacgaccaaaaaaaaaaagaagcctggaCAGACCGCCAAGAAGCTGCCTGGGCCAGAACCAGTGTGCCTTTTGTTGGAAGGGGGCACTCAAGAGGGAATGTCCTGAGGGCCCTCCTGTGGGATGCCCTAGAGgcaaccccgccccgccccagttCCTTGCGAATCTCTCAGGTAAGAGATTCCTGCACACCGACTGAGGGGGCCGGAGCGCCTGCCCGGCTCCAGATCCCACTCGATCCATCCTCATCGCTCCAGCGGGGCCTCGGGTCACCCTCAGTGTGGCAGGTAGGAGAACTGAATTTCTTGCAGACACTGGAGCTGCCTGCTCTGTTCTGACTTGGCCAGCCGGCCCCCTCTCCAACCGTGACTGTACTGTGACGGGAGTCGATGGACAGCCAAAGGGAAGGCAACTTAGGTCTCCTCTTGCCTGCGGAATTGGGTCCATTATTATTACTCACTCCTTTCTGTATATGCCAGAATGCCCTGCCCCCTCCTGAGAAGAAATTTGctaaataaattaggagttagtATATTCTTAGGACAGGGGAGTCCAAGGAGGTAAAGAATTCAAACAGAGAATGCATCTATTTGTAGCCCCAGATGgcccacctgctggtcatcaaaatgttccCCAAGACATCCCCCAGGAAATTAGAGAACCGGTAGATCCTGCAATTTGAGATACCTCGGTGCCAGGAAGGGCAAAACTTGTTCCCCCAATAAAAATACGGTTAAGGCCTGGGGAAAAATACCCCTGGAAAAGACAATATCCTTTAGATGCCACGCGCCTAGTCTTGTGCTGCTCGCTAGGGGTGTTGCCTTAGACATCTGCATGGGCTGGGCTTGTGAAAGGATCAACATGCCTTTGTCTAGAGACTCCAAGATCCTTccttggaagaggaaaaaaaaaacataaaaagaaatgactcggggcttccctggtggcgcagcggttaagagtccgcctgccaatgcaggggacacgggttcgagccctcgtccgggaagatcccacacgctgcggagcaactaagcccgtgagccacaactactgagctcgcgtgccacagctactgagcctgagttctagagcctgcgagccataactactgaagcccgcacgcctagagcccatgctccgcaacaagagacgccactgcaatgagaaatgagaagcccgcgtaccacaacgaagagtagcccccgctcgctgcagctagagaaagcccgcgcgcagcaatgaagacccaacacagccaaaagtaaataaataaaataaattaaaaaaaaaaaaaaagaaacggttGGTTCAAAGCACAAATTCTTATTTTATGGATGTCAAATGTCCAGGCTGCTCCAAGATTACCACGGTTTTCAGCTGTGCTCGGACAGTGGTGCTTTATGCAGGTTGTTCAACAGTGTTGTGCCGGCCAACAGGAGGAAAGGCCAGACCCACAGAAGGGTGTTCATTTAGAAGAAAGCAACACTGATGATCCACACAGCTTCCCGAATTTGTGTTCTATCGCAGACAGCCTTATCAGTGCAGTAAGTCCAGTTAATCTACCAAGATAATGTaattgtgtttaattttgtaaggtaTACAACAGCGCTCTCCTATCTGGGTGTCAGTTTTACAATCAAGTTTtgattatgggaaaaaaaaaaaacccacaatatcCTTTAAAGTCTGAAGCCCTGAGCGGAATCCAACCGCTGCTCATCAAATTCCTAAAACACAAACTCATTAGGCCCTGCCAGCCCCCTTGCAATACCCCAGTCCTCCCCGTTCAGAAGCCTGATAGGGAGTATTGGTTTGTGCAAGGCTTACAAGCAGTGAATGAGGCCGTCATCCCTATTCACCCACTGGTGTCAAACCCATACACCCTCCGCACCCAAGTGCCAGGGAGCACACAGTATTTCTCTGTTTTGGACCTCACAGATGCATTTTTCTGTATTCCCCTACATCCAGACTCTCCATACCTTTATGCCTTTGAATGGAGGGACCCTGACACCTTGGAGGCTACCCAATACACCTGGACAGTACTTCCGCAGGGTTTTCAGGACAGCCCCCATCTTTTTGGAAACGCGTTAGCAAGGGAACTGAGGGAACTGAGCCTCGAGAGGGAAACTCTGCTACAATATGTTGACGATTTATTGTAAGTAGTGAGACCAAATAAGATTCAGATAAAAATACTGTTAGGGTCCTAAATTTTCTGGCAAGAAGGGGATATAAAGTATCTTCAATCGCTATAAAGTATCTTCAACCAGCAACAGTTTCAATATTTAGGACTGGGTTTGACCCCAGGGACAGAAGCGCTTGCCATAGATTGAAAAACAGCAATTAATGCATTACTATCTCCAACCACAAAAAGGCAACTCTGAGGCTTTCTCAGGAGGGCTAGGTTCTGTCGTATCTGGATTCCAAATTATAGCCTTATAGCAAAATCCCTGTGTGAGGCtctaaagggagaagaaagggaacCCCTTCAACGGAATAAGGACCACCAGCAGGCCTTTGAGACTCTGAAGACTGCAGTGAGTAGAGCACCAGTGCTGGGGTTTCCAAATTTGCACAAGCCCCTTACCCTACACGTTCATGAGAGGTCAGGGGTAGCACCACGAGTCCTGACCCAAAAGCTGGGACCGGATCAGAGACCAGTGGCTTACTTCTCAACACAACTGGACTCAGTGGCCCTGGGATGGTCAAGCTGCTGGCAGGCAGTAGCGGCCACATCCCTGTTGGTAAATGAGCTTCCAAGCCCACCCTGGGACAACACTTAGGTGTATCAACCCCTCATCAGGTACAATTTGTGCTGGAAGTCAAAGGACATCATTGGTTGACTGGAGGAAGGTTAACA
This window harbors:
- the LOC137773709 gene encoding small ribosomal subunit protein eS27-like, translating into MDVKCPGCSKITTVFSCARTVVLYAGCSTVLCRPTGGKARPTEGCSFRRKQH